One genomic segment of Tolypothrix sp. NIES-4075 includes these proteins:
- a CDS encoding helix-turn-helix domain-containing protein: protein MSSLSGYIEQNPQETQRLVGLKSEQLEQLINLASVLHSKKQAEAEARKIRIINKGGGRKVKLSIEEQILLTLVYLRHLTTFQLLGIQFCMM, encoded by the coding sequence ATGAGTTCTCTATCAGGATATATCGAGCAAAATCCCCAGGAGACACAGCGATTGGTTGGTCTGAAGTCTGAGCAGCTAGAGCAACTAATTAATCTTGCAAGCGTATTACATAGCAAAAAGCAGGCTGAAGCAGAAGCACGAAAGATTAGAATTATAAACAAAGGGGGAGGTCGTAAGGTAAAGCTATCTATCGAAGAGCAAATTCTTTTAACTTTGGTATATCTGCGGCATTTGACAACATTTCAATTGTTAGGTATTCAGTTTTGCATGATGTGA